The Vibrio sp. SNU_ST1 genome has a segment encoding these proteins:
- a CDS encoding NADPH-dependent FMN reductase, whose product MKVLAIGATNSKASINQQLAAYTASLVEGAHVEVLDLNDFEMPIYSEGREKESGVHQHAQRFFSKIGEADAVVISFAEYNGSYTAAFKNVFDWASRIDMKVYQGKPVVMLSTSPGPGGASSVLSSALNSAPYFDADVKGSMSVPSFYDNFNVETGEITNPKMAENLKSIMTQI is encoded by the coding sequence ATGAAAGTATTAGCGATTGGCGCGACCAACAGCAAAGCATCGATTAACCAACAATTGGCAGCGTACACCGCAAGCTTAGTTGAGGGCGCACACGTAGAGGTGCTCGATCTTAATGATTTCGAGATGCCCATTTACAGTGAAGGCAGAGAAAAAGAGTCTGGCGTTCATCAACATGCGCAGCGCTTTTTTAGCAAGATTGGCGAAGCAGACGCGGTCGTGATCTCCTTTGCTGAATACAACGGCTCATACACAGCCGCCTTTAAAAACGTATTTGATTGGGCATCGCGTATTGATATGAAAGTATATCAAGGCAAACCAGTTGTTATGCTCTCCACATCACCAGGCCCAGGCGGCGCAAGCTCTGTGTTGTCGTCTGCGTTAAATTCTGCACCTTACTTTGATGCTGATGTGAAGGGTTCGATGTCGGTGCCGAGTTTCTACGATAATTTTAATGTAGAAACAGGAGAAATCACGAATCCTAAAATGGCAGAGAACTTGAAATCCATCATGACTCAGATCTAG
- a CDS encoding globin: MTPNERFYESFERCRIDEEFLETFLADFCEHNPRFSERFENIGLEQQTKMLKASIILIHNSSGLSSVRNSVKKLGKRHKDLGMDISEQELNDWFNSLLNTVKKYDPHYNEQVEQAWTETLEAGLTIMKKECVAESKCVTK; encoded by the coding sequence ATGACACCTAATGAACGGTTTTATGAAAGCTTTGAGCGTTGCAGGATAGATGAAGAATTTCTAGAAACGTTTTTGGCGGACTTCTGCGAACACAACCCTAGGTTTTCTGAGCGATTTGAAAACATAGGGCTAGAGCAACAAACCAAGATGCTTAAAGCTTCAATCATCCTCATCCATAACTCTTCTGGCCTATCCAGTGTGCGAAACTCGGTGAAAAAACTGGGTAAGCGGCACAAAGATTTAGGGATGGACATCTCTGAACAAGAACTTAACGACTGGTTCAATTCGTTGCTCAATACCGTTAAAAAATACGACCCGCATTATAACGAGCAAGTTGAACAAGCTTGGACAGAAACGCTCGAAGCTGGCTTAACTATTATGAAGAAAGAGTGTGTCGCGGAATCAAAATGTGTAACGAAATAA
- a CDS encoding LysE family translocator — protein sequence MSSQLMLAFLLFSTSIAITPGAGNIALLGISSRYGFAATLPFISGNAVGIIIVLAGASVGLVSLFTLYPDLYNILKYAGAAYLLFMAWSIANMQIEESTTDNRSGFMSGVLVQVLNPKGWIASLTVFSQFITPNADYLIQVVTIIAGMVITGVPCMLVWAYCGTMLKKLLQSPKQMMFVNRCLGGSLALVVAFMLYQPV from the coding sequence ATGAGCTCTCAATTAATGCTGGCGTTCTTGCTATTTTCAACTTCAATTGCAATTACACCTGGAGCAGGCAATATCGCATTACTTGGGATTTCAAGTCGTTATGGGTTTGCAGCGACTTTACCTTTTATCTCTGGGAATGCTGTTGGCATCATAATCGTACTGGCGGGGGCCAGTGTCGGATTGGTGAGTCTATTTACCCTTTACCCAGATCTTTATAACATTTTGAAATACGCGGGTGCGGCTTACTTGCTGTTTATGGCGTGGTCGATTGCGAACATGCAAATCGAAGAAAGCACGACTGATAATCGCTCGGGCTTTATGTCAGGCGTTTTGGTGCAGGTGTTAAACCCTAAAGGTTGGATTGCTTCATTAACCGTGTTTTCGCAGTTCATCACCCCGAATGCAGATTACTTGATCCAAGTAGTGACTATTATCGCGGGTATGGTTATTACCGGAGTGCCTTGCATGTTGGTGTGGGCGTACTGTGGAACCATGCTTAAAAAGTTACTGCAATCGCCAAAGCAGATGATGTTTGTGAACCGTTGCTTAGGCGGCAGTCTCGCACTTGTGGTTGCCTTTATGCTTTATCAACCGGTATAG
- a CDS encoding DUF1439 domain-containing protein has protein sequence MIINVAKKFILAASALVLGGCVSYSVTEQEMTNYLQDSVMLEQEVGVQNVMYAQVAVDDLAVKIGRADTGRVSVLANTNAKVQVFNMPNMGLDLDIEFSAIPEYDKESGEIYLKSLRLERFDEKDKQLSPEIAKLLKPAVSMIGFALSQSPVYKLDGNKVQESLIKSSEPNLVIKDNKLVIELFD, from the coding sequence ATGATAATTAACGTAGCAAAAAAGTTTATTTTAGCAGCTTCTGCACTGGTTCTAGGTGGTTGTGTTAGTTACAGCGTTACTGAGCAAGAAATGACGAACTACCTTCAAGATTCAGTGATGTTAGAGCAGGAAGTGGGTGTACAAAACGTTATGTATGCGCAAGTGGCTGTTGATGACTTAGCGGTGAAAATTGGCCGAGCTGATACCGGGCGCGTGTCTGTTTTAGCGAACACCAATGCAAAAGTTCAGGTGTTCAATATGCCGAATATGGGATTGGATCTTGATATCGAGTTTAGTGCGATTCCGGAATACGACAAAGAGAGTGGCGAGATTTATTTGAAATCACTGCGTTTAGAGCGCTTTGACGAAAAAGATAAACAGCTTTCGCCAGAGATTGCGAAACTACTTAAGCCTGCCGTTTCTATGATTGGTTTTGCGTTGTCTCAGTCGCCAGTTTACAAACTCGACGGCAATAAGGTTCAAGAGTCATTGATTAAGTCTTCGGAACCTAACCTTGTGATTAAAGACAACAAGCTGGTCATCGAGTTATTCGATTAA
- a CDS encoding glutamate synthase-related protein, producing the protein MKSPVIADTKPIKVELTEGEEYYFCTCGKSKNQPFCDGSHAGTGFKPKSFVAEENGDAYLCRCKYSNNLPFCDGTHKQFTAEQVGKEGPDVHIQAATPDLSPAASATKEEPTVEFIHQLARDGLSKVGHHGPMTSMGVPRYLLPHWDDIQVMVAQMATKPLLENVPVGTELVIGPKAKKPLKLNISLFVSDMSFGSLSEEAKVSLATGAELAGTGICSGEGGMLPEEKAANSRYFYELASAQFGYDESKLKNVQAFHFKGGQGAKTGTGGHLPGAKNIGKIAEVRGIEAGTAAISPPTFVDLKTVEDFKKFADRVREVTGGIPIGFKLSANHIEEDIQFALDASADYIILDGRGGGTGAAPEMFRDHISVPTIPALARARAYLDKQGVSDRVTLIITGGLRVPMDFVKAMALGADGVAISNSAMQSIGCVAARMCNTNNCPAGIATQKADLRQRLNVEKASNQLKNFFEASTELMQVMARACGHDHLNQFNPHDLATWNREMAELSGVVYSGVSPLNQSK; encoded by the coding sequence ATGAAGAGTCCAGTGATAGCGGATACCAAGCCAATCAAAGTGGAGCTAACCGAAGGGGAGGAGTATTACTTCTGTACCTGTGGGAAATCGAAAAACCAACCGTTTTGTGATGGTTCTCATGCCGGAACGGGCTTTAAGCCAAAGAGTTTCGTGGCCGAGGAAAACGGCGACGCCTATCTGTGTCGCTGTAAGTATTCGAACAATCTTCCTTTTTGTGATGGTACCCATAAACAGTTTACGGCTGAGCAAGTGGGCAAAGAAGGCCCCGATGTTCATATCCAAGCGGCAACGCCAGATCTCTCGCCAGCGGCTTCTGCAACCAAAGAAGAACCCACGGTTGAGTTCATTCATCAATTAGCACGAGATGGCTTATCTAAGGTTGGGCATCATGGGCCAATGACCTCAATGGGTGTACCAAGATATCTACTGCCTCACTGGGATGATATTCAAGTGATGGTTGCACAAATGGCGACTAAGCCTTTGTTGGAAAATGTGCCCGTCGGTACTGAACTTGTTATTGGGCCGAAGGCGAAAAAGCCGCTCAAATTGAACATCTCCTTGTTTGTGTCTGATATGAGTTTTGGCTCTTTGTCTGAAGAAGCGAAAGTCTCGTTGGCGACAGGTGCCGAACTCGCAGGGACAGGGATCTGCTCTGGAGAGGGCGGTATGTTGCCCGAAGAGAAAGCTGCGAACTCTCGTTACTTTTATGAACTGGCCAGTGCTCAGTTTGGTTACGATGAATCTAAGCTAAAAAATGTCCAAGCCTTCCACTTTAAAGGTGGACAGGGGGCTAAAACCGGAACGGGCGGTCATCTACCGGGGGCGAAGAATATCGGAAAAATCGCTGAGGTGCGTGGCATTGAAGCGGGCACTGCTGCGATTTCTCCACCTACCTTTGTTGATCTAAAAACGGTCGAGGATTTCAAAAAGTTCGCCGACCGAGTTCGAGAAGTGACAGGCGGAATCCCAATTGGCTTCAAGTTAAGTGCCAATCATATTGAAGAGGATATTCAGTTCGCATTGGATGCCAGTGCCGATTACATCATTTTAGACGGTCGCGGAGGTGGTACAGGCGCTGCGCCTGAAATGTTCCGAGACCATATCAGTGTTCCCACCATTCCAGCGCTTGCTCGTGCCAGAGCTTATTTAGACAAGCAAGGTGTAAGTGACAGAGTCACCTTAATCATTACTGGCGGACTTCGTGTTCCGATGGACTTTGTGAAAGCGATGGCGCTTGGCGCAGATGGTGTCGCTATCTCGAACAGTGCCATGCAGTCGATAGGGTGTGTGGCGGCGAGAATGTGTAACACCAATAATTGCCCGGCGGGTATTGCGACTCAAAAGGCCGACTTACGCCAGCGTTTAAATGTCGAGAAGGCATCGAATCAGCTTAAAAACTTCTTCGAGGCGTCGACAGAATTAATGCAAGTGATGGCGAGAGCGTGTGGGCATGATCACTTGAATCAGTTTAATCCTCACGATTTGGCAACATGGAATCGCGAAATGGCCGAGTTATCGGGCGTTGTTTATTCTGGTGTCAGTCCTTTAAATCAATCTAAGTAA
- a CDS encoding sigma-54-dependent Fis family transcriptional regulator: MPSKRVSPEPITRSVILLCNTACLHHSQWAGELRLHNWEAQVAETTEQAIHLLDTRSESYTPILMSCLTSSSIDKQCEQISTLKAHYPNLKAIAICNQPPSRNLSLIKQTFWDYYHLPIDTEWLCRNLGHAYGMVDTKQNKPKPVSCHQYQLVGQSRTIQQLKKKIAKIANNDFPVLIQGETGTGKSLCARLIHEASARSQKPFIAVNCGAIPESLIHSELFGFEKGSFTGATKRYVGHVERANGGTLFLDEIGDLELSLQTYLLHFLENNLIERLGSNNQLPVDCRVIFATNVNIEQAVAAGKFRKDLFHRINVLPLDLVPLNDHKEDIEDLVRFELKHNYASKTKLPSDTLEQMKQYHWPGNVRELFNCIKRAIVLSNSSALSTRHMGIQLKDASPDAENDTRLSSKNVRRVIQQHHYNISQSAKALSISRTTLYKLIKKHQIVI, encoded by the coding sequence ATGCCATCAAAAAGAGTATCACCTGAGCCAATAACTCGTTCTGTGATTTTGTTATGCAACACCGCATGCCTGCACCATAGTCAGTGGGCAGGAGAACTGCGTCTCCATAACTGGGAAGCTCAAGTTGCAGAAACGACCGAACAGGCCATTCACTTACTCGATACACGCAGCGAAAGCTACACACCAATTTTGATGTCTTGTCTAACATCATCCTCAATCGACAAGCAATGTGAGCAAATATCAACGCTGAAGGCTCACTATCCAAATTTAAAAGCAATCGCTATCTGCAACCAACCACCAAGCCGCAACTTATCGCTCATTAAGCAAACCTTTTGGGACTATTACCATCTACCTATTGATACAGAATGGCTTTGTCGAAACTTAGGGCATGCATATGGCATGGTAGACACCAAACAAAACAAACCTAAGCCTGTCTCGTGCCATCAATATCAATTGGTGGGGCAATCCAGAACCATTCAGCAACTTAAAAAGAAGATAGCTAAGATCGCTAACAACGATTTTCCAGTACTGATTCAAGGAGAAACTGGAACCGGAAAAAGCCTATGTGCGCGTTTAATACATGAGGCCTCAGCCCGCAGTCAAAAACCTTTCATCGCTGTAAATTGTGGCGCAATTCCCGAATCCTTGATTCACTCAGAGTTATTTGGTTTTGAAAAAGGCTCGTTCACGGGCGCAACCAAACGCTACGTAGGACATGTCGAAAGAGCGAATGGTGGCACACTATTTTTAGATGAGATCGGCGATCTTGAACTGTCACTACAAACCTACTTACTCCATTTTCTAGAAAATAACTTGATAGAGCGATTGGGCAGTAACAACCAATTACCCGTAGATTGCCGTGTAATTTTCGCCACCAACGTCAACATAGAGCAAGCCGTTGCGGCGGGTAAATTTCGAAAGGACCTCTTTCATCGGATCAATGTACTTCCATTAGACCTAGTACCACTCAATGATCACAAGGAAGACATTGAAGATTTGGTTCGATTTGAACTGAAGCACAATTACGCATCCAAAACAAAACTGCCTAGTGACACCCTTGAGCAAATGAAACAGTACCATTGGCCGGGCAATGTTAGAGAGTTATTCAACTGCATAAAAAGGGCGATTGTTCTTTCTAATTCAAGCGCCCTCTCTACTCGTCATATGGGGATTCAATTGAAAGACGCGTCGCCCGACGCAGAAAATGATACTCGACTTTCTTCAAAAAATGTTCGTCGAGTGATTCAGCAACACCACTATAATATTTCCCAATCTGCCAAAGCGTTGTCTATTTCTCGGACAACCTTATACAAGCTGATCAAAAAACATCAGATAGTAATTTAA
- a CDS encoding septal ring lytic transglycosylase RlpA family protein, with the protein MQRLVFPNHMKKRHIIFTALILMILAGCTSTSAVGSSKTKGYAKSHALVGKASWYGDKFHGKLTASGETYNMNAYTAAHKTLPFGTIVRVTNTGNSKSVDVKINDRGPYVKGRVIDLSHKAFAQIGNVKKGTVPVEIEIVDDSNTFRYKH; encoded by the coding sequence ATGCAGAGATTAGTGTTCCCAAATCACATGAAGAAACGACATATCATCTTTACCGCTCTTATTCTTATGATATTAGCCGGATGCACCTCAACGTCGGCTGTCGGCAGTTCTAAAACAAAGGGCTATGCCAAGTCACATGCTCTAGTGGGTAAAGCTTCTTGGTATGGCGATAAGTTCCATGGAAAACTCACAGCAAGTGGTGAGACATACAACATGAATGCCTACACAGCGGCTCATAAAACCTTGCCCTTTGGGACGATCGTGAGAGTGACTAATACAGGCAATAGCAAGTCGGTCGATGTGAAGATTAACGATCGAGGTCCTTATGTAAAAGGCCGAGTTATCGACCTTTCTCACAAGGCATTTGCACAAATAGGTAACGTTAAGAAAGGCACTGTGCCTGTCGAAATTGAGATTGTTGATGACAGCAATACTTTTAGGTACAAGCACTAA
- a CDS encoding Lrp/AsnC family transcriptional regulator yields MKQKESTKEVLDDTDIAILEHIQLDGRMSNSKLAEKVNLSETPCWRRWKRMEETGYIDGYAAKLNRKKLGFHVAGFTLVTLGNHEVENTEPFEEFVEVTDWIPMCHCIAGGADYMIQVLAKDLEEYFERISSIRRVKGVSAIQSNISVKELKNSYQLPLGD; encoded by the coding sequence ATGAAACAGAAAGAATCCACCAAAGAAGTGTTAGATGACACTGATATCGCTATCTTAGAACATATCCAACTAGACGGACGCATGAGCAACAGTAAGCTCGCAGAAAAGGTTAACCTCAGTGAAACTCCATGCTGGCGACGTTGGAAGCGTATGGAAGAGACCGGCTATATTGATGGTTACGCCGCAAAGTTAAACCGCAAAAAGCTTGGTTTTCATGTGGCTGGTTTTACTCTTGTGACCTTGGGTAACCATGAAGTAGAAAACACAGAACCGTTTGAAGAGTTTGTCGAAGTCACCGATTGGATTCCTATGTGTCACTGTATTGCAGGCGGCGCTGATTATATGATTCAAGTGCTAGCGAAAGATTTGGAAGAGTACTTTGAGCGTATTAGCTCGATCAGGCGAGTGAAAGGTGTAAGTGCGATTCAGTCCAATATCTCGGTTAAAGAGTTGAAAAACAGCTATCAACTACCACTTGGTGATTAA
- a CDS encoding VOC family protein: protein MKMNHVGIMVGDMDKAVEFYTKALGLRIVMNNTKVMEERESAIGRMCIAVFGEGFKGFNIAHLVTSDGIGVELFEMKERQERHEVDFSRLGIFHFCLQLPKEQFHSAIKRVEEYGGKVRMDIMRYHPEDELKQAQMVYLEDPFGNLFEFYSHTYEDTYATDYE, encoded by the coding sequence ATGAAAATGAATCACGTAGGCATCATGGTTGGTGACATGGACAAAGCAGTCGAGTTTTACACTAAGGCTCTGGGGCTAAGAATCGTAATGAACAACACTAAGGTTATGGAAGAGCGCGAATCAGCAATCGGCCGTATGTGTATCGCAGTATTTGGCGAAGGCTTCAAAGGCTTCAACATTGCACACCTAGTAACATCTGATGGCATCGGTGTTGAGTTGTTCGAAATGAAAGAACGCCAAGAGCGTCACGAAGTTGATTTCTCTCGTCTAGGCATCTTCCACTTCTGTCTGCAGCTTCCAAAAGAGCAGTTTCATTCAGCTATTAAGCGCGTTGAAGAGTATGGCGGCAAGGTTCGTATGGACATCATGCGTTACCACCCAGAAGACGAACTAAAACAAGCACAAATGGTTTACTTAGAAGACCCGTTTGGCAACCTATTTGAATTCTACTCGCACACATACGAAGACACGTACGCGACTGATTACGAGTAA
- the soxR gene encoding redox-sensitive transcriptional activator SoxR — protein MRNIVYLTIGQLAERSGVAPSALRFYETKGLIASIRTNGNQRRYQSAMLRRIALIQVAQSIGFTLEEITEELSTLPMNHTATKRDWERVAKKWQGQLDSKMAQIKSLQENLTGCIGCGCLSMQKCQLLNPEDILHDQGQGAQRIVD, from the coding sequence ATGAGAAACATTGTATACCTCACCATAGGCCAGTTGGCAGAGCGCAGTGGTGTTGCCCCTTCAGCGTTACGCTTTTACGAAACTAAGGGGTTGATTGCTTCGATTCGTACTAACGGCAATCAGCGTCGTTATCAGTCAGCGATGTTGCGTCGAATTGCGTTGATACAAGTGGCGCAGTCGATAGGCTTCACGCTGGAAGAGATCACCGAAGAGTTATCCACACTGCCGATGAACCATACCGCGACTAAGAGAGATTGGGAACGCGTTGCGAAGAAATGGCAGGGGCAACTCGACAGTAAGATGGCGCAGATTAAATCGCTCCAAGAGAACCTAACAGGTTGTATCGGTTGTGGTTGTCTGAGTATGCAGAAGTGCCAACTGTTGAACCCTGAAGATATCCTGCATGACCAAGGACAGGGTGCACAACGCATTGTTGACTAG